The following proteins are co-located in the Lusitaniella coriacea LEGE 07157 genome:
- the bchL gene encoding ferredoxin:protochlorophyllide reductase (ATP-dependent) iron-sulfur ATP-binding protein produces the protein MKLSVYGKGGIGKSTTSCNISVALAKRGKKVLQIGCDPKHDSTFTLTGFLIPTIIDTLQEKDFHYEDIWPEDVIYKGYAGVDCVEAGGPPAGAGCGGYVVGETVKLLKELNAFDEYDVILFDVLGDVVCGGFAAPLNYSDYCMIVTDNGFDALFAANRIAASVREKARTHSLRLAGLIGNRTSKRDLIEKYIEAVPMPILEVLPLIEDIRVSRVKGKTLFEMAETEPSLSYVCDYYLSIADQILALPEGVVPNDAQDRDLFSLLSDFYLNPKEAPKQEEEELDLMMV, from the coding sequence GTGAAACTCTCAGTTTACGGAAAAGGCGGAATCGGCAAATCGACCACAAGCTGCAACATCTCCGTTGCCCTTGCCAAACGCGGTAAAAAAGTTCTACAAATTGGTTGCGATCCCAAACACGACAGCACCTTCACCCTGACAGGCTTCCTTATCCCCACCATCATCGACACCCTACAAGAAAAAGACTTTCACTACGAAGACATTTGGCCCGAAGATGTCATCTACAAAGGCTATGCCGGAGTTGATTGCGTCGAAGCAGGGGGACCCCCAGCAGGTGCGGGTTGTGGCGGTTACGTTGTCGGCGAAACCGTAAAACTCCTCAAAGAACTCAACGCCTTCGACGAATACGATGTCATCCTCTTCGACGTTCTCGGCGACGTAGTATGTGGCGGATTTGCCGCACCCCTCAACTACTCCGACTACTGCATGATCGTCACTGACAACGGGTTTGATGCGCTCTTCGCTGCCAATCGCATCGCCGCTTCAGTACGGGAAAAAGCGCGGACGCACTCCCTCCGCCTCGCGGGTTTAATCGGCAACCGCACCTCCAAGCGGGACTTAATCGAGAAATACATCGAAGCCGTTCCCATGCCAATTTTGGAAGTTTTGCCCTTAATTGAAGATATTCGCGTCTCCCGCGTCAAAGGTAAAACCCTCTTTGAAATGGCAGAAACCGAACCTTCCCTCAGCTATGTCTGCGATTACTACCTCAGCATCGCCGATCAAATTTTAGCCTTACCCGAAGGTGTCGTTCCCAACGACGCACAGGATCGGGATTTATTCTCCTTGCTGTCTGACTTCTATCTCAATCCGAAAGAAGCACCGAAGCAGGAAGAAGAAGAGTTAGACCTAATGATGGTTTAA
- a CDS encoding FAD-binding oxidoreductase — MNVRYQTPLSAIASTLTNSINSNLNLRSWLELEPEWQEKIQAAFATTEIPIHWVAPETPDTLSALLQQANCNSWQVLICGNGSKLSWGGLPQQPIPLIIGTQRLNRIIEHAVDDLTVTVEAGVKLADLQRTLNQKGQFVPLHPAYPKASTIGGIVATADTWRQRYGGVRDLILGLSFARADGQIAKAGGRVVKNVAGYDLMKLFAGSYGTLGAISQIALRTYPLPEASETVLLLGTPDDIEKGVRTLNASGLTPYRADLLSPAAIKQLGLGSGMGLLVCFQSIAESVKAQSTQMESLGQQLALQTTCYRTEAEITLWQELQQLLCVPTSEAAITCKMGIIPTEAISFLRDFDQLTGGQGLGVIHGSTGLGRLQLNGDEGLGQVKTLRSRCEENRGFLTLLEAAISLKKQFDPWGYSGNALGIMKKIKTKFDPNNILSPGRFAGGI; from the coding sequence ATGAATGTACGCTATCAAACCCCTTTGTCCGCGATCGCTTCCACCCTAACAAATAGCATTAACTCGAACCTAAACCTTCGTTCTTGGCTCGAACTCGAACCAGAATGGCAAGAAAAAATTCAAGCCGCTTTCGCCACAACAGAAATTCCCATTCATTGGGTTGCGCCGGAAACCCCAGACACTCTCAGCGCTTTACTCCAGCAAGCCAATTGCAATTCTTGGCAGGTTCTGATCTGCGGAAACGGAAGCAAGTTAAGCTGGGGAGGATTGCCCCAACAACCCATTCCTCTTATTATCGGTACCCAAAGACTCAATCGGATTATCGAACACGCCGTTGATGACTTAACCGTTACCGTCGAAGCAGGTGTTAAACTTGCTGACTTGCAGCGCACTCTCAATCAAAAAGGGCAATTTGTACCTCTCCATCCAGCCTATCCCAAAGCCAGCACCATTGGAGGCATCGTAGCGACAGCAGATACTTGGCGACAGCGCTATGGCGGCGTTCGAGATTTGATTTTGGGGCTATCATTCGCGCGCGCAGACGGTCAAATTGCCAAAGCCGGGGGGAGAGTGGTTAAAAATGTTGCGGGGTACGACTTGATGAAATTATTTGCGGGTTCTTACGGAACGCTGGGGGCAATTTCTCAAATCGCACTACGAACCTACCCCTTACCAGAAGCCTCGGAAACCGTTCTGCTGTTAGGTACGCCAGACGACATTGAAAAAGGGGTGCGAACCCTCAATGCTTCCGGTTTAACCCCTTATAGGGCAGATTTGCTGTCTCCTGCCGCGATTAAACAACTCGGACTCGGAAGTGGGATGGGTTTGCTGGTTTGCTTCCAAAGTATTGCAGAAAGCGTTAAAGCTCAATCTACTCAAATGGAATCCCTTGGACAACAACTTGCCCTACAAACCACTTGCTATCGCACAGAAGCGGAAATAACCTTATGGCAAGAATTGCAACAATTACTCTGCGTTCCAACCTCTGAAGCCGCCATCACTTGCAAAATGGGAATCATTCCGACAGAAGCGATTTCATTTCTGCGGGATTTCGACCAACTCACGGGGGGTCAAGGCTTGGGAGTGATTCATGGAAGTACGGGATTAGGGCGCTTGCAGTTGAACGGGGATGAGGGTTTAGGGCAAGTGAAAACCTTGAGGTCGCGCTGTGAAGAAAATCGAGGGTTTCTCACCCTTCTTGAAGCAGCCATTTCCCTCAAAAAACAATTCGATCCCTGGGGCTATTCCGGCAATGCTTTAGGGATAATGAAAAAAATAAAAACCAAATTCGATCCCAACAATATTTTAAGTCCCGGTCGTTTTGCGGGCGGAATTTAA
- a CDS encoding AsmA family protein, with translation MRKSPLIQRILLGILLSLTVALLIVFLSLGSIVEKSIKYNTQKTLGVYTSVEGLRVQRFKGLIEIENLIVNNPPDFVTPYFIKASHLSLRIKPLSFLGKVAVFEKFEIERVEINVEQRAFKNNILAILDNSEDYRERRGQIVKNGFNRKFRLDRARVDEMEVELKLLPTRINNGLTFELPTFQEVEIEDITPYNIKGVVLSDLIDRLNSRLLTGVLDAIPQELSERLDISKFLDQADLN, from the coding sequence ATGCGTAAAAGTCCTCTCATTCAAAGGATTTTGCTCGGAATTCTCCTCAGTCTGACTGTGGCGTTGCTGATTGTTTTTCTGAGTTTAGGGTCTATTGTTGAAAAAAGTATCAAGTACAATACCCAAAAAACATTAGGTGTCTATACCAGCGTTGAAGGCTTGAGGGTACAACGATTTAAGGGTTTGATTGAAATCGAGAATTTGATTGTGAATAACCCTCCCGACTTTGTTACGCCATACTTTATCAAAGCGAGTCATTTATCCCTCAGAATAAAACCCCTCTCTTTCTTAGGGAAAGTAGCTGTATTTGAAAAATTTGAAATTGAAAGAGTTGAGATCAATGTCGAACAAAGGGCTTTTAAAAACAACATCTTAGCAATTTTGGATAATTCAGAAGACTATAGAGAAAGACGGGGACAGATCGTAAAAAACGGCTTCAACCGAAAATTCAGATTAGATCGCGCTCGCGTTGATGAAATGGAAGTTGAATTAAAGTTATTGCCAACTAGAATTAACAATGGCTTGACCTTTGAATTGCCCACTTTTCAAGAAGTTGAAATTGAAGATATTACACCCTACAATATCAAAGGCGTTGTCCTGAGTGACTTAATCGATCGGCTCAACTCAAGACTGTTGACCGGTGTCTTAGATGCAATTCCCCAAGAACTATCCGAAAGATTGGATATTTCTAAATTCTTAGATCAAGCAGATTTGAACTGA
- a CDS encoding EAL domain-containing protein yields MANFDREPLPQFILNRERLLNQITDPMGQTLSLSHVLNLTVQTVHSFLGIDRVQIYTLTSDGGGEVVAESMSASELPSMVGEYFTQQALPPDICYVLGQNRQRAIVDVPLAQTAIEVLNTPESEPSDSSNVIRYVPINPADQECFKTMGVCSSLAIPIFPNNNLWGVLVSHHAKERGYSERELQIVQLLVDRVALAIAQSKLLQRATQQEQCENVARKISHILHTQQPLPQRHQAALDEIVRALKCNGGRLYITAYKADRSTQLYLCGQQPHLPSLEETAFWQNILTAQKPESESSLEGRACPLPGINSSSEPAVYTVLDIEQDPLFSNLKSVFRLNQIRSLLIIPLRYHHRCVGCLTLFRTSEETARSQPLPQSWDLSEIKLAQSLGIHLYMTVMEGRLQDTIAHHSNHDRLTGLPNRMLFRDRLSLSLANTHLSRGEMLAVLFLDLDGFKTINDTLGHDAGDRLIQQVSKRLIYCLRAGDLVARWGGDEFTILLNYIDNLEKARTMAQKIMASLSVPFQINGRYLYIKASLGISIAPYHGEDADTLLKNADAALYSVKQQGRNNYQVYTPAIGNNAQERLQLEHNLYKALEREEFVLYYQPQISLQTGEIISMEALLRWHSGELGWIPPAQFIPLAEESTLINSIGEWVVQEACRQIGEWHSLNLPPIQISVNLSARQFQDKKLLSKIARILKNTNINSSYLELEITETIAMQDMDLTIAILNNFRKLGIQIAIDDFGTGYSSLSSLKHFPIDKLKIDRSFVRELTIGSQDAAIVKAIIALGQGLNLEVTAEGIETEEQLDFLRSVNCDFGQGYFLSYPLPVEAAQKLLKKHRLIQFKSA; encoded by the coding sequence ATGGCAAATTTTGATCGAGAACCACTGCCACAGTTTATCCTCAATCGCGAGCGCTTGCTCAATCAAATTACTGACCCGATGGGTCAAACTCTATCTCTTTCCCACGTTTTAAATTTGACGGTGCAGACGGTTCATTCTTTTTTGGGAATCGATCGCGTACAAATTTACACCTTGACAAGCGATGGGGGTGGCGAGGTTGTCGCAGAATCGATGAGCGCTTCTGAGTTGCCCTCAATGGTAGGAGAGTATTTTACCCAGCAGGCGCTACCGCCAGATATTTGTTATGTATTGGGTCAAAATCGCCAGCGCGCGATCGTTGACGTGCCATTGGCCCAAACCGCGATCGAAGTGTTAAATACCCCAGAGTCGGAACCCTCAGATTCCTCTAATGTCATTCGCTACGTCCCAATCAATCCCGCAGACCAAGAATGTTTCAAAACAATGGGGGTTTGCTCGTCCCTTGCCATTCCGATTTTTCCGAATAACAATTTGTGGGGAGTCTTAGTTTCCCACCACGCTAAGGAGCGCGGCTATTCCGAACGAGAGTTACAAATCGTTCAATTGCTTGTCGATCGCGTTGCCCTCGCGATCGCGCAATCCAAACTTCTACAACGCGCCACCCAACAAGAACAGTGCGAAAACGTCGCGCGCAAAATCAGCCATATCCTGCACACCCAACAACCTCTCCCTCAACGCCACCAGGCTGCCCTTGACGAAATTGTCAGAGCATTAAAGTGCAACGGCGGACGGCTGTATATCACCGCCTACAAAGCCGACCGATCCACACAACTCTATCTCTGCGGTCAACAACCTCACCTGCCCTCTCTCGAAGAAACGGCCTTTTGGCAAAACATTCTCACCGCCCAAAAACCCGAATCAGAAAGCAGTTTAGAAGGGAGAGCTTGCCCGCTTCCTGGGATAAATTCTTCCTCAGAACCCGCCGTTTACACCGTTCTCGATATCGAGCAAGATCCCCTTTTCTCGAATTTAAAATCGGTTTTCCGCCTCAACCAAATTCGCTCGCTCCTCATCATTCCCCTGCGCTACCACCATCGCTGTGTGGGCTGTCTCACGCTCTTTCGCACGAGTGAAGAAACTGCTCGTTCCCAACCTCTTCCACAATCGTGGGACTTATCAGAAATCAAGCTCGCGCAAAGCTTGGGGATTCATCTCTATATGACCGTGATGGAAGGGCGCTTGCAAGACACGATCGCGCACCACAGCAACCACGATCGCCTAACGGGTTTGCCCAATCGGATGCTATTTCGCGATCGCCTCTCCCTCTCCCTCGCCAATACCCACCTGTCTCGCGGGGAAATGCTCGCCGTTTTATTCCTCGATCTCGACGGTTTCAAAACCATTAACGATACCTTGGGTCACGATGCCGGCGATCGCTTGATTCAACAAGTGTCCAAGCGTTTGATCTATTGTCTGCGCGCGGGGGATCTGGTCGCGCGGTGGGGAGGCGACGAATTTACCATTCTGCTCAACTATATCGACAATCTCGAAAAAGCCCGGACAATGGCTCAGAAAATCATGGCATCCCTGAGCGTTCCCTTTCAAATTAACGGGCGATATTTGTACATCAAAGCCAGTCTCGGCATTTCCATCGCACCTTACCACGGAGAAGATGCGGATACTTTGCTCAAAAACGCCGATGCAGCACTGTACTCCGTCAAGCAACAAGGGCGCAATAATTACCAAGTTTACACCCCCGCCATTGGTAACAATGCCCAAGAACGGTTGCAGCTAGAACACAATTTATATAAAGCCCTAGAGCGAGAAGAGTTTGTTCTTTATTACCAACCTCAAATTTCTTTGCAAACCGGGGAAATTATCAGCATGGAAGCGCTGTTGCGCTGGCATTCTGGCGAATTGGGTTGGATTCCTCCCGCTCAATTTATTCCCCTTGCAGAAGAAAGTACGTTGATTAATTCTATTGGGGAGTGGGTTGTGCAAGAAGCCTGTCGCCAGATTGGAGAATGGCACTCTTTGAATTTACCGCCGATTCAAATTTCGGTGAACCTCTCTGCGCGACAGTTCCAAGACAAAAAGTTGCTGAGTAAAATCGCACGCATTCTGAAAAATACGAACATCAATTCCAGCTATTTAGAATTGGAAATCACCGAAACGATTGCAATGCAAGACATGGATTTAACGATTGCCATTTTAAATAATTTTCGCAAATTGGGCATTCAAATCGCGATCGATGATTTTGGTACGGGGTATTCCTCTCTGTCTTCCCTCAAACACTTCCCCATTGATAAATTAAAAATCGATCGTTCCTTCGTGCGCGAACTCACCATCGGTTCCCAAGATGCAGCTATTGTAAAAGCGATTATTGCCCTCGGTCAGGGGTTAAACTTGGAAGTTACGGCAGAAGGAATCGAAACGGAAGAACAATTAGATTTCTTGCGTTCGGTAAATTGTGATTTTGGCCAAGGTTATTTTCTGAGTTATCCTTTACCCGTTGAAGCCGCTCAAAAACTACTCAAAAAACATCGGTTGATTCAGTTCAAATCTGCTTGA
- a CDS encoding DUF5331 domain-containing protein, translated as MDEINEFLEEIGDSLQEKWLAYYTANRLWLVASGMYKEQSFVQEINGVRQNASRPSSSFILGVVSILEPRLSQILPYWFKFNPNKEGLIQKLGLNFDPESVIAHRELESLRMQQTQAVLLPEAEENTDIEDNRTPCN; from the coding sequence ATGGATGAAATCAACGAGTTTCTAGAGGAAATAGGTGATTCTTTACAAGAAAAATGGCTAGCCTATTACACCGCGAATCGCTTGTGGCTTGTTGCGTCTGGGATGTATAAAGAGCAATCTTTCGTTCAAGAGATTAATGGAGTTAGACAGAATGCTTCTCGCCCTTCAAGCAGTTTTATCCTAGGAGTAGTTAGTATTCTAGAGCCTCGGCTATCTCAAATTCTTCCTTATTGGTTCAAATTTAATCCAAACAAAGAAGGATTAATCCAAAAACTAGGATTGAATTTCGATCCAGAGAGTGTTATTGCCCATCGAGAATTAGAGTCTTTAAGAATGCAACAAACTCAAGCAGTGTTGTTACCAGAAGCTGAAGAAAATACAGATATAGAAGATAATCGCACTCCCTGTAATTAA
- a CDS encoding ferredoxin:protochlorophyllide reductase (ATP-dependent) subunit N, producing MTVAQEPTALNFECETGNYHTFCPISCVAWLYQKIEDSFFLVIGTKTCGYFLQNAMGVMIFAEPRYAMAELEEADISAKLNDYEELKRLCVQIKRDRNPSVIVWIGTCTTEIIKMDLEGLAPRLEAEIGIPIVTARANGLDYAFTQGEDTVLAAMAHKCPTKVVEAEKEERNAIKKLLNFGRKNEDIQQDAEYADHPPLVLFGSLPDPVVTNLTLELKKQGIQVSGWLPAKRYTELPVIEQGYYVCGVNPFLSRTATTLMRRRKCKLIGAPFPIGPDGTRAWIEKICSVFGIEPKGLDEREAKIWEGVEDYLQLVRGKSVFFMGDNLLEVSLARFLIRCGMTCPEIGIPYMDKRYQKAELDLLEKTCKEMGVPTPRIVEKPDNYNQIQRIYDLKPDLVITGMAHANPLEARGINTKWSVEFTFAQMHGFTNARDILELATRPLRRNNNLKDLGWDKLVKEAKV from the coding sequence ATGACTGTTGCACAAGAACCCACTGCACTCAACTTTGAATGCGAAACTGGGAATTACCATACTTTTTGTCCCATTAGCTGCGTCGCGTGGTTATATCAAAAAATTGAAGATAGTTTCTTCTTGGTGATTGGTACGAAAACCTGCGGCTACTTCCTGCAAAATGCAATGGGAGTAATGATTTTTGCCGAACCGCGCTATGCAATGGCGGAGTTGGAAGAAGCAGATATTTCCGCGAAATTGAACGATTATGAAGAACTGAAGCGACTGTGCGTGCAGATTAAGCGCGATCGCAATCCCAGTGTAATCGTTTGGATCGGCACTTGCACCACCGAAATCATCAAAATGGATTTGGAAGGGTTAGCGCCGAGACTCGAAGCTGAGATTGGGATTCCCATCGTAACAGCACGCGCCAACGGTTTAGATTACGCCTTCACCCAAGGGGAAGATACGGTTCTCGCTGCAATGGCGCACAAGTGTCCCACAAAGGTGGTGGAAGCGGAAAAGGAAGAACGCAACGCCATCAAAAAATTGCTCAACTTCGGACGCAAAAATGAGGACATCCAGCAGGATGCTGAATACGCAGATCATCCTCCCCTGGTTCTGTTTGGTTCTCTCCCTGACCCTGTTGTCACGAATTTAACCCTGGAGTTGAAGAAGCAGGGAATTCAAGTGTCCGGTTGGCTTCCCGCCAAACGCTACACCGAACTTCCAGTCATCGAACAAGGGTATTATGTGTGTGGCGTGAATCCCTTCCTCTCTCGCACTGCAACAACCTTGATGCGTCGCCGTAAGTGCAAGCTGATTGGCGCGCCGTTCCCGATTGGACCCGATGGAACCCGCGCTTGGATTGAGAAAATTTGTTCGGTTTTTGGTATTGAACCCAAGGGACTCGACGAACGAGAAGCGAAGATTTGGGAAGGAGTGGAAGATTATCTCCAATTGGTTCGCGGTAAGTCGGTGTTCTTTATGGGAGACAATCTCCTGGAAGTTTCGCTGGCGCGGTTCTTGATTCGTTGCGGAATGACTTGTCCGGAAATTGGCATTCCCTATATGGATAAGCGCTACCAGAAGGCGGAACTCGATTTGTTGGAGAAAACCTGTAAGGAAATGGGGGTTCCCACGCCGAGGATTGTGGAGAAGCCGGATAATTACAATCAGATTCAACGCATTTACGATTTAAAGCCGGATTTGGTGATTACGGGAATGGCGCACGCAAATCCGTTGGAGGCGCGAGGAATCAATACGAAGTGGTCGGTTGAGTTTACGTTTGCTCAAATGCACGGCTTCACCAATGCACGAGATATCTTGGAGTTGGCAACTCGTCCCCTACGTCGCAACAATAATCTCAAGGATTTGGGTTGGGATAAGTTGGTGAAGGAAGCAAAGGTTTAG
- the serA gene encoding phosphoglycerate dehydrogenase, whose protein sequence is MSKVLVSDPIDSAGIDILSQVAQVSVQTKLPPEELVKIIPEYDALMVRSGTRVTQEVIDAGTHLKIIGRAGVGVDNIDIPAATRRGIVVVNSPEGNTTAAAEHAIALMMALSRCIPDANHSVKENRWERKKFMGSEVYKKTLGVVGLGKIGSHVASVAKAMGMKLLAYDPFITAERAEQLGCRLVDLDFLFQEADYITLHIPRTPETTNLINAESIGKMKPTARIINCSRGGIIDEAALAVALEKGQIAGAALDVFETEPLGESPLRDLGANMILTPHLGASTEEAQVNVAVDVAEQIRDVLLGLPARSAVNIPGLNPNVLEQLKPYLQLAETLGNLVGQIAGGRIDKLEVRLQGDLATNQSQPLVVASLKGLLSNALRERVNYVNASIEAKERGIRVIETKDASVGDYSGSLHLSARGSLGEHSVTGALLSDGEIRITNLDGFPINVPPSNYMLFTLHRDMPGIIGRIGMLLGNFNVNIASMQVGRKIVRGNAVMALSLDDPLPDGILQEITGIPGIGDAYTVNL, encoded by the coding sequence ATGTCTAAGGTTCTCGTCTCTGACCCAATCGATAGCGCTGGAATTGATATCCTCTCCCAAGTCGCCCAAGTCTCCGTTCAAACAAAACTCCCCCCAGAAGAACTGGTTAAAATCATTCCGGAGTACGATGCCTTAATGGTTCGTTCCGGTACGCGCGTGACTCAAGAAGTCATCGATGCGGGAACTCATCTCAAAATCATCGGACGTGCTGGAGTTGGCGTAGACAACATCGACATTCCCGCCGCAACCCGTCGCGGTATTGTTGTGGTCAATTCTCCAGAAGGCAATACGACCGCAGCAGCCGAACACGCGATCGCGCTGATGATGGCACTCTCGCGCTGCATCCCCGATGCCAACCACTCCGTTAAGGAAAATCGGTGGGAACGCAAAAAATTCATGGGTTCGGAAGTCTATAAAAAAACCCTAGGAGTCGTCGGTTTAGGGAAAATTGGTTCCCACGTCGCCAGCGTCGCCAAAGCAATGGGAATGAAACTCCTCGCCTACGATCCCTTCATCACCGCCGAACGCGCCGAGCAACTGGGGTGTCGCCTCGTAGACCTCGATTTCCTCTTCCAGGAAGCCGACTACATTACCCTCCACATCCCCAGAACCCCAGAAACCACCAATCTGATTAACGCCGAATCCATCGGCAAAATGAAACCCACAGCGCGGATTATCAACTGTTCTCGCGGTGGCATTATTGACGAAGCAGCCCTCGCTGTCGCCCTGGAAAAGGGACAAATCGCCGGAGCAGCCCTCGACGTATTTGAAACAGAACCCCTGGGAGAATCGCCCCTGCGGGATTTGGGTGCAAATATGATTCTCACGCCCCATTTAGGCGCATCCACCGAAGAAGCGCAAGTTAACGTGGCTGTGGATGTTGCCGAGCAAATTCGCGATGTTCTCTTAGGGTTGCCCGCCCGTTCTGCGGTGAACATTCCCGGACTCAATCCCAACGTTCTCGAACAACTCAAACCCTACCTACAATTGGCAGAAACCCTAGGGAATTTAGTGGGGCAAATTGCTGGGGGACGTATTGATAAATTGGAAGTCCGCTTGCAAGGGGATTTGGCAACCAATCAAAGTCAACCTCTAGTTGTAGCATCCCTTAAAGGCTTGCTCTCCAATGCCCTGCGCGAACGAGTCAACTACGTCAACGCCAGCATCGAAGCCAAAGAACGGGGCATCCGCGTCATTGAAACCAAAGATGCTTCTGTGGGCGATTATTCCGGCTCTCTCCACCTTTCTGCAAGAGGGTCTTTAGGGGAACATTCCGTCACCGGGGCGCTCTTGAGCGATGGGGAGATTCGCATCACGAATCTAGATGGTTTTCCCATCAACGTCCCCCCCAGCAACTATATGCTCTTTACGCTCCACCGAGATATGCCGGGAATTATCGGCAGAATTGGGATGTTATTGGGCAATTTCAATGTCAATATTGCCAGTATGCAGGTGGGACGGAAAATTGTCCGAGGCAATGCGGTTATGGCGTTGAGCTTAGACGATCCCTTACCGGATGGCATTTTACAGGAAATCACTGGCATTCCTGGCATTGGCGATGCCTACACGGTTAATTTATAA
- the rd gene encoding rubredoxin, with protein MQKYVCKVCGYVYDPEEGDPDSGIEAGTPFEQIPDDWCCPVCGVSKEDFEPEN; from the coding sequence ATGCAAAAATATGTTTGCAAAGTTTGCGGTTATGTCTACGATCCTGAAGAAGGCGATCCCGACAGTGGAATTGAAGCCGGAACGCCCTTTGAGCAGATTCCCGATGACTGGTGTTGTCCGGTTTGTGGCGTGAGTAAAGAAGACTTTGAACCGGAAAATTAG
- a CDS encoding DNA phosphorothioation-associated protein 4, with protein MSANRVRVAKDKAEFMRGLLDSAGTTGPFQTYADAIAFAAALGVERGKRVPLGAISTREPGPIGLEVFISRGYDRAIQLIAIAQTQNPHVISPYDRLAEEERIEIFEEFANGGLAILQDELRGAVDYSERLLLMLNRDRFQEEVIEEEFDLSRFL; from the coding sequence ATGAGTGCAAATAGGGTTCGGGTAGCGAAAGATAAGGCAGAGTTTATGCGCGGATTGCTCGATTCTGCGGGAACGACAGGGCCTTTTCAAACTTATGCGGACGCGATCGCGTTTGCGGCGGCGTTGGGGGTCGAACGGGGAAAGCGCGTGCCTTTGGGGGCAATCTCAACGAGGGAACCAGGGCCGATTGGGTTGGAGGTGTTTATTTCCAGAGGATACGATCGCGCGATCCAATTAATCGCGATCGCGCAAACCCAAAATCCTCACGTCATTTCTCCCTACGATCGGTTGGCGGAGGAGGAACGAATCGAGATTTTTGAGGAGTTTGCCAATGGGGGTTTGGCGATTTTACAGGATGAGTTGAGAGGCGCGGTGGATTACAGCGAACGGCTGTTGTTAATGCTTAACCGCGATCGGTTTCAGGAAGAGGTGATAGAGGAAGAGTTCGATCTGAGTCGGTTTTTGTAA
- a CDS encoding BaiN/RdsA family NAD(P)/FAD-dependent oxidoreductase: MKIAIAGGGAAGFFSAITCAATYPHIQVLLLEAGRKPLSKVRISGGGRCNVTHHCFDPALLVQNYPRGGKVLRGAFSRFQPQDTVAWFEERGVRLKTEADGRMFPVTDDSETIINCLLESAQEAGVQIRTGVRVESVCKDSEGKFEIGLRGGEMLQQDRVLLATGSNPSAYQWAKDLGHTIIPPVPSLFTFKIKDPRLQDLAGVSVENARIRLLDGGKGKVEQQGALLVTHWGLSGPALLKLSAWGARILRDRAYKMLLQINWVPPHNPETLRQELLAIKSRTPKRQISTNCPLPIPKRLWQRLVEIAGIERQTPWAELSKKGLNALVGELTQGKYEIQGKGVFKEEFVTCGGIKLQEVDFKTMESRKCPGLYFAGEILDIDGVTGGFNFQSAWTTGWLAGQAMGRVTYL, from the coding sequence ATGAAAATCGCGATCGCGGGGGGAGGTGCTGCGGGTTTTTTTAGTGCGATAACCTGCGCCGCCACTTACCCCCATATCCAAGTTCTACTGCTGGAAGCGGGACGTAAACCCTTATCAAAGGTGCGCATCTCCGGCGGGGGACGGTGCAATGTCACCCATCACTGCTTCGATCCCGCCCTCCTAGTGCAAAATTATCCCAGAGGGGGAAAAGTCTTGCGGGGTGCATTCTCCCGCTTCCAACCCCAAGATACCGTCGCGTGGTTTGAGGAACGGGGAGTGCGGTTGAAAACAGAAGCGGACGGGCGAATGTTTCCGGTGACGGATGATTCGGAAACGATTATTAATTGTTTGCTGGAATCTGCACAGGAAGCGGGAGTTCAAATCCGAACGGGGGTAAGAGTCGAGTCCGTTTGCAAAGATTCAGAGGGGAAATTTGAGATTGGGTTACGCGGGGGAGAAATGTTGCAACAAGATCGCGTACTCTTAGCCACAGGGAGCAATCCTAGCGCCTATCAATGGGCAAAAGATTTGGGACACACGATTATTCCTCCCGTTCCCTCCCTTTTTACGTTCAAAATCAAAGATCCTCGCTTGCAGGATTTAGCCGGCGTTAGCGTTGAAAATGCTCGCATTCGGCTGTTGGATGGGGGAAAAGGGAAAGTCGAACAACAGGGTGCATTGCTGGTTACCCATTGGGGATTGAGCGGCCCTGCCCTATTAAAATTATCTGCTTGGGGGGCAAGAATTTTGCGCGATCGCGCCTATAAAATGCTCCTGCAAATCAATTGGGTTCCTCCCCACAACCCAGAAACCTTGCGCCAAGAACTTTTAGCCATTAAATCTCGAACCCCAAAACGCCAAATTTCCACAAATTGTCCCCTCCCTATCCCCAAACGCCTTTGGCAGAGATTGGTGGAAATTGCTGGAATCGAACGGCAAACCCCCTGGGCAGAACTCTCCAAAAAAGGGTTAAATGCGTTAGTGGGGGAATTAACCCAAGGAAAGTACGAGATTCAAGGGAAAGGGGTATTTAAAGAAGAATTCGTCACCTGCGGCGGAATCAAATTGCAAGAAGTGGATTTCAAAACAATGGAGAGTCGTAAATGTCCGGGACTGTATTTTGCGGGAGAAATTCTGGATATTGACGGCGTGACGGGAGGGTTTAATTTTCAGAGTGCGTGGACGACGGGATGGTTAGCAGGTCAAGCGATGGGGCGAGTTACCTATCTCTGA